A window of Synechococcus sp. WH 8109 genomic DNA:
CGCCTCGGGCCGTTCGCGAACACAGAACGCCAGCACGATGTACATCAGCGTCTGCATCGCCAGCAGAATCCAGCCCGCTGCCAAACCGGCCAAACCACCGAACAGCAGTGCCGAGCCAAAGGCTGCCAAGCCGATGGCGAGTCCCGGCCAGGTCGGCAGCCGGCCCTGGCGCAGATGGGTGATGGTGCCTGCCAAAGCCGTGGGCACAATGGCGAAACTGCTGGTGGCCAGGGCCTGATGGGGCGGGAGATCAAGCCAGAGCAGGAGCGGGGCAAAGATCAAGCCTCCGCCGATCCCCAACAACCCGGCCAAGCCCCCCGCCAGCAGGCCCAAGGCGATCAGGATCGGCACATCCCACCAGGGCACCATGGCGTGCGATCGATGCTTTCCTCCAGCATGCCCGCAACCGGGCGTTTGCTCCCCACCCAGCAAGCGGATGGACACACCCAGATGGCTTTGGATGCCTGGCTTCTGAAGCGCAGCAACGGTCCGGTTCTGCGTTTTTACCGCTGGAATGGGCCCTGGCTCTCGCTGGGACGCCATCAACACCAATGGCCTGGGCACTGGAATGATCTGGCTCGACGCGGCCGCATCAGCCTGGTGCGACGCCCTAGCGGAGGTAGGGCCGTGCTTCATGCGGGCGGTCTCACCTATGCCTTGATCTGGCCGGATGCACCCCGGCGACGCCAGGAGGCTTACAGCCAGGCCTGCCAGTGGTTGATCGATGGCTTCCAGGATCTAGGGCTGCCGCTGCACTTCGGTTCCGATCCGGCGGGTGCTGAAGCCAACAACTGTTTCGCCTCGGCAACGATGGCCGACCTGGTGGATCCGTGCGGCGTCAAACGGGTCGGTAGCGCCCAGCGCTGGCAGAACGGTCGCCTGCTTCAACACGGTGAAATTCTGCTGGATCCCCCTGCTGAGCTCTGGGAGGAGGTGTTTGAGGAAGCGGCTCCAGCAGCGGCTCCAGCCCGCATCAACCGGCTGGAGCTGGATCAGCAACTGCGCCAGAGCCTGGTTCAATCCTGGAGCCGTTGCCCTTGGCAGATGCAGCCCCTAAAGGCTGACGAAGTTCAGGAGTTGGAGGTCGAGCTGGCGTCCGGCTCTGCGCTCTGAGCCTGCATCGTCTGCACCATCTGGGGAAGCATCGCCAAACCCAGGGGGTATCCATTGCGCTTGCGCGCCTCATCGAGGATCGCGGGGGGCAGGGTCACCCCGAGCCGCTTCAGCACCGCATCGCCTACATCCATGCGGTCAAGGGTGCCGGAAGGAAGGCCCGCAGCACTCGTAACCAATAGGCGTCCCTGGGAGGCCGCCTCCAGGGCCGGCACCGCCTCCGCCAGGGGAGCCGAACTGGCGATGGACGGCAGTTCAGCGAGGGGGCGCAGATGATCCTCGAGGCGCTGTTGGTCCCATTGCTGCACCGGCAGAAGTTTCAGGGGTTGATCGTCAATCCAACCCACCCAACGGCCGCTTTTGCAGACGAGCACCCAATCGGCAGGTCCCTCCGCCTCGCTGGCGGTCAGCCGCAGCTGACTGAGGCGTCGCAAGGTCTGATCCGCCTCCAGCACGCGGAAACGTTTGCCTGCTGCACCCTCCACCTTCAACTCCCGCAGCACCGTCTGCAACTCCAGCATCTGGGTCTGACTGCGGTTGGCACTCAGGCCGAACCAACCGATCAACATCAGTAGGAGGCCGTTGATCCCCCACCCCTGCCAGAGCAGAACACCGCCCAACAGGATCATCAGCATCGACAAAGCGCGTCCAGACGCCGATGCCACCTGAACGCCTTTCTGCTGACTGCCGCTCAGCTGCCAGACCAAGGCCTTGAGGATCAGCCCGCCATCGAGGGGCAGCCCGGGCAAGAGATTGAACAAGCCGAGCATCAAGTTGAGCAAACCCACCTGGCTCAACAACTGTGTGGCCAAGGGCTGGGTGTCCGACAGCGCTGCAGCCCCTGCCAACATCCCAAAGGCCAGCACCAAACTCACGATCGGGCCAGCAGCCGCAATGCGCAGATTGCCCATTGCGGTAGGGCATTCCTTCTCCACCCGCGCGATGCCACCCAGATGAAACAGGGTGATGCTCAAGACCTTCACCCCTTCTCGCAGGGCCATCAGGGCATGGCCCAATTCATGCAGCAGCACGGAGCTGAACAGCAACAAGGTGGTCAGCAATCCCAGTCCCCAACTCGCCGTTACCGAGGCCGTGGGCGCGTAGCGGGATTGAAACAACGTGGTGAAGATCGCCACGGCAAACAACCAGCTGGGCTGGAGCCGCAGGGGAATTCCGCCAATCTTGAGCACCTGCCAGCCCTCTCCCACCGCCAATCCCATCGTGTGCCGCTGCTGCGGACTGTCATCCACGATCCTAGGGAGAGCAACCCATGCAGCCCTTGCGTGATCCCCGCCCCACTCCAGACCTCAAGATCTGTGGGATCACCGACCCCGAGCAGGCTCAAGCCATCGCACAGATGGGCGTGCAGGCGATTGGTGTGATCGGCGTTCCCGCCACCCCACGCTTTGTGGAACCAGCCATGCGCAGGGCCTTGTTCCAGCTTCTGGAACAACAGCACCCCCAGCTGAATCGCGTTTGGGTGGTGGCCGATCCCGACGATGCCGCACTCGAGGAAGCGCTCAATGGAGCTGGGCAGCCCTCCGTGGTGCAGCTGCACGGCAGTGAGTCAGACGAACGCTGCCAACGCTTGAAACAACGCTACCCCGGGCAGCAGTGGTGGAAAGCGTTGCGAGTGCGTGAACCCGAAGATCTCAACCAGCTCGAGCATTACGCGGCCCATGTGGATGCTTTGCTGCTCGATGCCTGGACCGCGGATCAACTGGGCGGCACCGGGCACCGGATCCCTCTTGATTGGCTGGCTGAAACCGAGCTGTCTGTGCCGTGGTGGCTGGCAGGAGGGGTGAGTGCGGAGTGGGTTCCAGAACTACTCAGTCGCGTCACGCCTCAGGGCCTCGATGCCTCCAGCCGGCTGGAAGAACGACCGGGATGGAAAAACCTCGACAAGGTTCGAGCCCTTGTCGAGGCCGTGAAAGAGCGTTGAAACGCAGCTGATCAGGTGCTGAGCAGCGCTTCCTGCTGACGCACCAGCTCAAAGAACTCCTGTTTGAGACTGGGATCGTGGCGGAAATCGCCGCGCACCACGGAGTTCACCATGCTGGTTTGGGGCTCTTTCACGCCACGCCACTTCATGCAGTAGTGCTGCGCCTTGATGATGATGCCGAGACCCTGGGGCTCACAGAGCTTCTCGATTTCGTCGGCAAGGATCATCACAGCCTCTTCCTGGATGTGAGGGCGGGAGAAGACCCAATCAGCCACGCGGGTGAATTTGGAGAGACCGATCACCCGGGCACCAGGTTTGATCCCGATCCAGCAGTTGCCCATGATCGGCACCAGGTGGTGTGAACAGGCGGAACGAACCGTGATCGGGCCAACGGTGTAGATCTCATCCAGCTGTTTCACATTGGGGAAGCTGGCCACTTTGGGCTGCCGGTGGTAACGCCCCTTGAACACCTCCTGGAGGTACATCTTGGCGACGCGCTCCGCCGTCTCATGGGTGTTGTGGTCATTATCGATATCGATCACCAGGCTGCGCAGCAGGTCGCGAACCTTGTCTGCAACTTCAACCTGAAGGTGATCTAGCTCACCCGGCTGGAGGTGATCAGCGATGTTGTCGTTCGCCAGGAAGGAAGCACCCGCTTCCCTCAGGCGCTCACGGATGCGTGCTGAAACCTGGGTATTCAAGCTGCCATTGCCGTTGCCGTTGGCGACGCCGTTGGAAACGAAAGGGACTGTGGAGGTCATAGTGTTCGTTCAGAAGGCGCCGGCGGCCGGCATAAGGGTGAGGTCTTCGATCAACTGGTTGCTGGGTTGCATCGCCAGATTCGCCAGTGTTTCTGCCGCCTGATCGACAGAGAGCATGGCACGACGATCGAAATCGCTTTGTACGGTTTCCGCGTCCCACAGTGGTGTGTTCACGGCCCCAAGAGTGAGAGTGCAGGCACGAATGCCGTTGCTCCGTTC
This region includes:
- a CDS encoding lipoate--protein ligase family protein — encoded protein: MPATGRLLPTQQADGHTQMALDAWLLKRSNGPVLRFYRWNGPWLSLGRHQHQWPGHWNDLARRGRISLVRRPSGGRAVLHAGGLTYALIWPDAPRRRQEAYSQACQWLIDGFQDLGLPLHFGSDPAGAEANNCFASATMADLVDPCGVKRVGSAQRWQNGRLLQHGEILLDPPAELWEEVFEEAAPAAAPARINRLELDQQLRQSLVQSWSRCPWQMQPLKADEVQELEVELASGSAL
- a CDS encoding site-2 protease family protein yields the protein MGLAVGEGWQVLKIGGIPLRLQPSWLFAVAIFTTLFQSRYAPTASVTASWGLGLLTTLLLFSSVLLHELGHALMALREGVKVLSITLFHLGGIARVEKECPTAMGNLRIAAAGPIVSLVLAFGMLAGAAALSDTQPLATQLLSQVGLLNLMLGLFNLLPGLPLDGGLILKALVWQLSGSQQKGVQVASASGRALSMLMILLGGVLLWQGWGINGLLLMLIGWFGLSANRSQTQMLELQTVLRELKVEGAAGKRFRVLEADQTLRRLSQLRLTASEAEGPADWVLVCKSGRWVGWIDDQPLKLLPVQQWDQQRLEDHLRPLAELPSIASSAPLAEAVPALEAASQGRLLVTSAAGLPSGTLDRMDVGDAVLKRLGVTLPPAILDEARKRNGYPLGLAMLPQMVQTMQAQSAEPDASSTSNS
- a CDS encoding phosphoribosylanthranilate isomerase, with translation MQPLRDPRPTPDLKICGITDPEQAQAIAQMGVQAIGVIGVPATPRFVEPAMRRALFQLLEQQHPQLNRVWVVADPDDAALEEALNGAGQPSVVQLHGSESDERCQRLKQRYPGQQWWKALRVREPEDLNQLEHYAAHVDALLLDAWTADQLGGTGHRIPLDWLAETELSVPWWLAGGVSAEWVPELLSRVTPQGLDASSRLEERPGWKNLDKVRALVEAVKER
- the folE gene encoding GTP cyclohydrolase I, encoding MTSTVPFVSNGVANGNGNGSLNTQVSARIRERLREAGASFLANDNIADHLQPGELDHLQVEVADKVRDLLRSLVIDIDNDHNTHETAERVAKMYLQEVFKGRYHRQPKVASFPNVKQLDEIYTVGPITVRSACSHHLVPIMGNCWIGIKPGARVIGLSKFTRVADWVFSRPHIQEEAVMILADEIEKLCEPQGLGIIIKAQHYCMKWRGVKEPQTSMVNSVVRGDFRHDPSLKQEFFELVRQQEALLST